The following proteins come from a genomic window of Gemmatimonas sp.:
- a CDS encoding carboxymuconolactone decarboxylase family protein, whose translation MNTRILGENNLVINRFFNLDGRAYEGGALDVKTKELLGLVASLVLRCDDCITYHVVRCAEEGVTRDEMFETLSIGLIVGGSIVIPHLRRAVDRWDDCERLRG comes from the coding sequence ATGAACACCCGCATCCTCGGCGAGAACAATCTCGTCATCAACCGGTTCTTCAATCTCGACGGCCGTGCCTACGAAGGCGGCGCGCTCGACGTGAAGACCAAGGAACTGCTCGGCCTCGTGGCCTCGCTCGTGCTGCGCTGCGACGACTGCATCACCTACCACGTCGTGCGCTGCGCCGAAGAAGGCGTGACGCGCGATGAGATGTTCGAGACGCTCAGCATCGGACTCATCGTGGGCGGCAGCATCGTCATTCCCCACCTGCGCCGCGCGGTGGATCGCTGGGATGACTGTGAGCGCCTGCGGGGCTAG
- a CDS encoding polysaccharide deacetylase family protein, protein MPNELGRFPIVEWHQVVEKDGTYKVSRERFRAELAELHRRGYVPVNLSEILDKTLDVPAGKTPVLFTFDDASPSQFRYLERNGQLVVDPTSAVGILLDFIRTHPDWKPKGLFCMLPAAEAGHAFFGEKGIQGQQSAWRFKKVQFLHQQGFELCNHTLWHAKLSKYSDAVVQEQLARGVLAIDSAVPGYQVRGMALPYGLWPKNRALTLKGSWYDTKAKRTVSYAHEAVFEVAGGPARSPFDPQFNPRALPRVPLQGGTNLTTTLNEMDKVGGKWARFVSDGNPKTIAKP, encoded by the coding sequence GTGCCCAACGAGCTCGGCCGGTTCCCCATCGTGGAGTGGCATCAGGTGGTGGAGAAGGACGGCACCTACAAGGTGTCGCGCGAGCGGTTCCGGGCGGAGCTGGCCGAGTTGCACCGGCGCGGCTACGTGCCGGTGAACCTGTCGGAGATCCTGGACAAGACACTGGATGTGCCCGCCGGAAAGACGCCGGTCCTGTTCACCTTCGACGACGCCTCACCGAGTCAGTTCCGGTACCTCGAGCGCAATGGCCAGCTGGTGGTGGACCCGACCAGCGCGGTGGGCATCCTGCTCGACTTCATTCGCACCCATCCCGACTGGAAGCCCAAGGGACTGTTCTGCATGCTGCCCGCGGCGGAGGCCGGGCACGCCTTCTTCGGCGAAAAGGGGATTCAGGGGCAGCAGTCGGCGTGGCGCTTCAAGAAAGTGCAGTTCCTCCATCAGCAGGGCTTCGAACTGTGCAACCATACGCTCTGGCACGCGAAGCTCAGCAAGTACAGCGACGCGGTGGTCCAGGAGCAGCTGGCGCGCGGCGTGCTGGCGATCGACAGTGCGGTGCCCGGCTACCAGGTACGCGGCATGGCGCTGCCCTACGGGCTGTGGCCGAAGAATCGGGCCCTGACGCTGAAGGGGTCGTGGTATGACACGAAGGCGAAGCGTACGGTGTCGTACGCCCACGAGGCGGTGTTCGAGGTGGCTGGGGGTCCGGCCCGCAGCCCGTTCGACCCCCAGTTCAATCCCCGCGCGCTGCCACGAGTCCCCCTGCAGGGGGGAACCAACCTCACGACCACCTTGAACGAGATGGACAAGGTGGGGGGCAAGTGGGCGCGGTTCGTGTCGGATGGAAATCCGAAGACGATTGCGAAGCCCTAG